A portion of the Acidisarcina polymorpha genome contains these proteins:
- a CDS encoding PadR family transcriptional regulator yields MGDKPDVWQGTLALMVLKTLETMGPQHGYGIARRIEQTSGNLLSLNYGTLYPALLKLEQEGAISSEWGMSENNRKAKFYKLTRSGRKQLERAARDWEQATAIVGRFLSPAEEA; encoded by the coding sequence ATGGGAGACAAGCCCGATGTCTGGCAGGGCACACTCGCCCTGATGGTCCTCAAAACTTTGGAGACGATGGGGCCGCAGCATGGCTACGGCATCGCCCGCCGCATCGAACAGACCAGCGGCAATCTCCTCTCGCTCAATTACGGCACCCTCTATCCGGCGCTCCTGAAGCTCGAGCAGGAGGGCGCGATCTCCTCAGAATGGGGAATGTCGGAGAACAATCGCAAGGCTAAGTTCTACAAACTTACCCGCTCCGGGCGCAAGCAGCTGGAGCGCGCTGCCCGCGACTGGGAGCAAGCCACTGCCATCGTCGGGCGCTTTCTCTCTCCAGCCGAGGAGGCGTGA
- a CDS encoding APC family permease, which translates to MQHGTLAPPLAELNSSSKLIETTAPVRTGDLPRVLGVSHATAIVVGTIIGSGIFLVPQEMMRAVGSSTMVYLAWIVGGLLSLFGAMTYAELGAMMPATGGEYVYLRGAYGDLPAFLYMWTWFSVAKPASIASVTTGLARTLAIFPALAWLDGATLHGGWEITWSQIFAIAATWLVTGLNYLGIRKAGEFQLFFTWLKGGLILVIAGFCFASSRGSLLNFHTFFPGAHGGFGGFMIALIAALWAYDGWNDLTMVAGEVRRPERSLPIALIAGLFIVGGLYMATNAAIQYILPAAQIAASPRPAVTAMALVVGGKGGSWGAALVSAAMAISIVVTLNGTIMSGARIPFAAARDKLFFARMATIHPRFQSPSTSLIVQGILATVLLLAVGRFQQLFELAIFAEWLFYLITATTVFVYRRRLPNAVRPYRVWGYPVLPALFVLASALLLYFSYVENLKNSLIGTGIILLGIPLFGWIRRNRTA; encoded by the coding sequence TTGCAGCATGGTACTCTTGCTCCACCGTTGGCGGAACTGAACTCATCCTCGAAGCTGATTGAGACCACTGCGCCGGTCCGGACCGGCGACCTTCCTCGCGTCCTGGGTGTCTCTCACGCCACCGCGATCGTGGTCGGGACCATTATCGGCAGCGGCATCTTTCTAGTCCCGCAAGAGATGATGCGCGCGGTCGGCTCCTCGACCATGGTGTACCTGGCGTGGATCGTCGGTGGACTGCTGTCGCTGTTCGGCGCGATGACCTATGCCGAACTGGGCGCGATGATGCCGGCGACCGGCGGCGAATACGTCTATCTTCGCGGCGCTTACGGCGATTTGCCGGCCTTTCTCTACATGTGGACATGGTTTTCGGTAGCCAAGCCGGCTTCGATTGCGAGCGTGACCACCGGGCTGGCGCGCACCCTAGCGATCTTTCCTGCGCTTGCGTGGCTCGATGGCGCGACGCTGCACGGCGGCTGGGAGATTACCTGGTCGCAGATCTTCGCGATCGCCGCCACGTGGCTGGTGACCGGGCTGAACTATCTTGGCATTCGCAAGGCGGGAGAGTTTCAGCTCTTCTTCACCTGGTTGAAAGGTGGGCTCATACTGGTGATCGCCGGTTTCTGCTTCGCCTCATCGAGGGGCAGCCTGCTGAATTTCCACACCTTCTTTCCCGGTGCGCACGGCGGGTTTGGCGGCTTCATGATCGCGTTGATTGCGGCGCTCTGGGCCTACGATGGCTGGAACGACTTGACCATGGTCGCCGGAGAGGTTCGTCGTCCGGAGCGCAGTTTGCCGATCGCGCTGATCGCCGGGCTGTTTATTGTGGGCGGTCTATACATGGCGACGAATGCGGCCATTCAATACATTCTGCCAGCCGCACAGATCGCGGCTTCCCCGCGTCCTGCAGTTACCGCGATGGCGTTGGTAGTTGGAGGAAAAGGAGGCAGCTGGGGGGCTGCGCTGGTTTCAGCCGCGATGGCAATCAGCATCGTTGTCACGCTCAATGGGACCATCATGTCGGGGGCGCGGATTCCCTTTGCGGCTGCGCGCGACAAGCTTTTTTTCGCGCGAATGGCGACGATTCATCCACGCTTCCAGAGCCCGTCGACGTCGTTGATTGTCCAAGGGATCCTCGCTACGGTTCTGCTGCTGGCGGTGGGACGTTTTCAGCAGCTGTTCGAGTTGGCGATCTTCGCCGAATGGCTCTTTTACCTGATCACGGCAACGACAGTCTTCGTTTACAGGAGGCGATTGCCGAACGCGGTGCGCCCTTATCGGGTGTGGGGATATCCGGTGCTCCCGGCGCTCTTTGTTCTCGCTTCAGCTCTGTTGCTGTATTTCTCCTATGTGGAGAACCTGAAGAACTCGCTGATCGGGACCGGGATCATCTTGTTGGGGATTCCGCTGTTTGGATGGATCAGGAGGAATCGCACCGCGTAA
- a CDS encoding alpha/beta hydrolase → MSAKPSTPRNSGSKATRTAERRSARTPPPGWQDPLAQQQPLVSGRWLLYALLAVVGFAAISAYLTLCLLFYQGQWQVVFHPSRAVATTPASLGLRYDDVRFDYTGTGIAQLNGWWIPAEANALLADRTILFFHDGSGSLANVGEQLKTLHSLGANIFAFDYRGFGNSVNDHPSESRVYEDADAAWNYLTDIRHLDPKSIVLYGSGLGATIAVEAAVRHRESPALVLENPAPPALSLIEADSRTHLLPIQWLFRDRFEIMPKLQQLGLVLGEPAAGLVASGKQPASPIILNQAAANGPRLLVLLGPSPTSDPRYRPTLAEFLRDVRSATH, encoded by the coding sequence ATGAGCGCGAAGCCGTCCACCCCTCGCAATTCCGGTTCGAAGGCCACCCGTACGGCAGAACGAAGGTCGGCCCGCACGCCGCCGCCAGGCTGGCAAGACCCGTTGGCGCAACAACAGCCACTGGTCAGCGGGCGCTGGTTGCTCTATGCATTGCTCGCGGTGGTTGGGTTTGCGGCGATCTCCGCCTATCTGACCCTCTGCCTGCTCTTCTATCAAGGTCAATGGCAGGTGGTGTTTCATCCCTCGCGAGCGGTCGCGACGACACCAGCATCGCTCGGCCTCAGGTATGACGACGTTCGTTTCGACTACACCGGCACCGGCATAGCTCAGCTCAACGGCTGGTGGATCCCGGCGGAGGCGAACGCCCTTCTCGCGGACCGAACCATCCTTTTTTTTCACGACGGCAGCGGTTCGCTTGCGAATGTAGGAGAGCAGCTCAAGACGCTGCATTCGCTCGGGGCCAACATCTTTGCTTTCGACTATCGCGGCTTCGGGAATAGCGTCAACGATCACCCTTCCGAAAGCCGGGTATACGAAGACGCCGATGCCGCGTGGAACTATCTCACGGACATCCGGCATCTCGATCCGAAGTCAATCGTTCTTTACGGATCGGGACTCGGAGCAACCATCGCTGTGGAGGCGGCCGTGCGGCATCGGGAGTCGCCAGCGCTGGTGCTTGAGAATCCAGCGCCTCCGGCCTTAAGCCTTATTGAGGCGGACTCCCGCACTCATCTGCTGCCCATTCAGTGGCTCTTCCGGGACCGCTTCGAGATCATGCCAAAGTTGCAGCAGCTGGGTCTGGTGTTGGGAGAGCCAGCGGCGGGGTTGGTCGCGAGTGGAAAACAACCAGCGTCGCCCATCATTCTGAACCAGGCCGCCGCGAATGGCCCGAGATTGCTGGTTCTGCTGGGCCCGTCGCCTACAAGTGATCCGCGTTATCGGCCAACGCTGGCGGAGTTCCTGAGAGACGTGCGTTCCGCTACTCACTGA
- a CDS encoding mechanosensitive ion channel domain-containing protein: MVDWRFRQKYSKYSLHQKFAIRYVLNAAVLALSLFFGSMFFQSRHTVRAEQKAADPTAAQTQTPAPSAPGKTASPVPAQSPSLPTQPTNQPGENDVAGRSKAILLHLNAVLRFYHDSEAPIQKVGEPSDLIYRDQAVTLAAQVAGFAFQSAKAEAAIMARTSGGQSDTPAPESQAQRLQTMRDSVAQRIAALKAQSADLDKQLQTARARDIAGLRQQREEVAGELELQSAMEDALAKITGISVTSNDTGFAAQVGQLERSAPGLTAGKSTSVAPTLENLSAARSAGVSSQAIVLFHLLAARQSIDNLAREANSVHQQALELRTPLSNVLRRTISQGEALSQQIAATPLPAAPATHPAATHPGGSAAGAAAPAANPAPTLAETRKTFDQLTLTFKGISAAAVPLSQEIVTLEQSGASLQAWRRAVDEEYKSILSSLLFRVAGIAVALAIIFALGEVWRRATTRYVQDVRRRRQLLLVRRLIIGFLSGLVMIFGVVTQFSSLATFAGFITAGLAVGLQTILLSVAAYFFIIGRYGVRVGDRITIATVTGDVAEVGLVRFYVLELAGSGTDLYPTGRVAVFSNAVLFQAGTPLFKQLPGTEYIWHELTVKLAADGDYRPAVEKIQKSVQDVYDSYRQEIEKQHRNLESWMDSSMDAPGIQSNLQLVDGGLQLWLRFPVIIRQAASIDGHMTEALLRLIGGDPQVKAAVSAPPIIKAAVKG; this comes from the coding sequence ATGGTTGATTGGCGATTCCGGCAGAAATATTCGAAGTACAGTCTTCATCAAAAATTCGCAATTCGATATGTCTTGAATGCGGCGGTGCTTGCTCTCTCGCTCTTTTTCGGCTCGATGTTTTTCCAGAGCCGCCACACCGTGCGTGCAGAGCAGAAGGCGGCGGATCCAACCGCGGCCCAGACGCAAACCCCAGCGCCCTCTGCTCCCGGGAAGACAGCGTCGCCGGTTCCGGCGCAGTCTCCGTCCCTGCCAACGCAGCCGACCAATCAGCCGGGGGAGAATGATGTAGCCGGGCGCAGCAAAGCCATCTTGCTCCATCTGAACGCGGTGCTGCGGTTCTACCATGATTCCGAAGCTCCTATCCAGAAAGTGGGCGAGCCGAGCGATCTGATCTATCGCGACCAGGCGGTGACGCTGGCCGCGCAGGTCGCGGGATTCGCGTTTCAATCCGCGAAGGCCGAGGCCGCCATTATGGCCAGGACGAGCGGCGGCCAATCGGACACCCCGGCCCCGGAGAGCCAGGCGCAGAGGCTGCAGACGATGCGAGACAGCGTCGCCCAGCGGATCGCCGCGTTGAAGGCGCAGTCAGCCGACCTGGACAAGCAATTGCAGACGGCGCGGGCTCGCGACATTGCTGGACTGCGGCAACAACGAGAAGAGGTGGCAGGCGAGCTAGAGCTGCAATCGGCGATGGAAGACGCGCTGGCCAAGATCACCGGGATTTCGGTGACATCGAACGATACCGGTTTTGCAGCGCAAGTCGGTCAACTGGAGCGTTCCGCACCCGGGCTGACTGCCGGCAAATCGACGAGCGTCGCGCCGACGCTGGAGAACCTGAGTGCGGCACGAAGCGCGGGGGTGTCGAGCCAGGCTATCGTTCTTTTTCACCTCTTAGCAGCCAGACAAAGCATTGACAACCTGGCCCGGGAAGCCAACAGCGTTCATCAGCAGGCACTCGAGCTGCGGACGCCGTTGAGCAATGTTTTGAGACGGACGATTTCCCAGGGAGAGGCTTTGTCGCAGCAGATCGCCGCGACACCACTTCCCGCTGCTCCGGCAACTCATCCTGCGGCTACTCATCCTGGAGGGTCCGCGGCTGGGGCAGCTGCACCGGCCGCTAACCCGGCTCCGACACTGGCCGAGACGCGGAAGACCTTCGACCAGTTGACGTTGACCTTTAAGGGCATTTCAGCGGCGGCGGTGCCGTTAAGCCAGGAGATCGTCACTCTGGAGCAAAGCGGGGCGAGTCTGCAGGCATGGCGCCGGGCAGTCGATGAGGAATACAAGTCAATATTAAGTTCATTGCTCTTCCGAGTGGCCGGGATCGCGGTAGCGCTGGCAATCATCTTCGCGTTGGGCGAAGTATGGCGGCGGGCCACAACGAGGTATGTCCAGGACGTGCGCCGACGGCGGCAGCTGCTCCTGGTGCGGCGACTGATCATCGGTTTCCTAAGCGGCCTGGTGATGATCTTCGGGGTGGTGACACAGTTCAGCTCCCTGGCTACCTTTGCCGGATTTATCACTGCGGGCCTGGCAGTGGGGTTGCAAACGATATTGCTCTCGGTGGCCGCCTATTTCTTCATCATCGGCCGGTATGGGGTGCGAGTCGGCGACCGCATCACGATTGCCACGGTCACCGGTGATGTCGCAGAGGTCGGACTGGTGCGGTTCTACGTGCTCGAGCTGGCGGGCAGTGGCACCGATCTCTATCCGACGGGGAGGGTCGCGGTTTTCTCGAATGCGGTCTTGTTTCAGGCCGGGACTCCGCTTTTCAAACAGCTTCCGGGGACCGAATACATCTGGCATGAGTTGACGGTGAAGCTGGCCGCTGACGGCGACTACCGGCCAGCGGTGGAGAAGATCCAGAAGTCCGTCCAGGATGTCTATGACAGCTATCGCCAGGAGATCGAGAAGCAACACCGGAACCTGGAATCGTGGATGGATTCGAGCATGGACGCGCCAGGCATTCAATCGAACCTGCAGCTCGTCGACGGCGGCTTACAACTTTGGCTGCGTTTCCCGGTCATCATCCGGCAGGCTGCATCGATCGATGGGCACATGACCGAGGCGCTGCTTCGACTGATTGGCGGAGATCCGCAGGTCAAGGCGGCGGTGAGTGCGCCGCCGATTATCAAAGCCGCGGTCAAAGGTTAG
- a CDS encoding ABC transporter permease, whose amino-acid sequence MQSHLISFPASLRALWLRLRAAIDPGRANRDFSAELQSHLDMHIEDNVRSGMTLKEARRQALIQLGGFEQTQQAWRERNTLPMLETLCKDIQFGLRTMARNPAFTAVAILTLAIGIGVTATVFSWIDTVLLRPLGGVTDPQHLLTLEAVTANGAYIPNSYPDYRDFRDNLKLLDGIAVTHPAIFSIGKDDHAERAWGELVSGNYFAVLGVSPQLGRVFSPQEYSDKPGAFPIAVISDRYWRSHYNANPEIVGKTIRVNQHELTVVGIAPPAFHGSIPAEAFDLWVPYMEQPTLNGVDEWMLRDRGDRNMLGIARLRAGVTMQQAQAELAALAARMAIADADMDQGMSAILLPLWKSPHGPQGLLAGPLRILMGVCILVLLVVCANVANLLLARATVREKEFSTRLALGAGRGRLTRQVLTETLLLTASGAALGIAITPWMSRALQALMPPGQLSLSLDTPINLHVLAFAAGIGLLTTIAAGVFPAMQAGRTDLNTRLNEGGRSGLAGRGRHRLRSALVASEVALALVALVCAGLFAQGFAETSRIDPGFDPNHVLLSQFSLATNGYSLEQRKLFSRRLKAKLESVSGVTNVAYADGVPLGFEPSWWEDLQIDGYVPASGENMKTFRNVVSPGYLGLMHIPLLDGRDFNEQDDENSQPVMIVNQTFVQRFLGGGSVIGRRVHGWGQWFRIVGVAKDSKYHYPNESPVPYFYVPFRQIYRADMNLAFYVRTKLEPMTVLAALRSAVHEIDPSVTVFNPIPLKDYIGASLYPQKLAATLLTILGGLAVLLAAVGLYSVMAYAVAQRTQEIGVRMALGARPRDVLNLVVGQGLTLTGWGLAAGAVLAFGVARSVAAIEFTDSAMGSGAKLMGSPASNPAIYAGAALLLCAVGALAAYLPARRAASIDPMRALRTE is encoded by the coding sequence ATGCAATCCCACTTGATCTCATTCCCCGCCAGCCTCAGGGCGCTTTGGCTCCGCCTCCGGGCGGCAATCGACCCCGGCCGCGCCAATCGCGACTTCTCCGCCGAGCTTCAGAGTCATCTCGACATGCATATCGAAGATAACGTCCGCTCCGGCATGACTCTGAAAGAAGCACGCCGGCAGGCGCTGATCCAACTCGGCGGCTTTGAGCAGACCCAGCAGGCATGGCGGGAGCGCAATACGCTCCCCATGCTCGAGACCCTCTGTAAGGACATCCAATTCGGCCTGCGCACCATGGCCCGCAACCCCGCATTCACCGCGGTCGCCATCCTCACCCTCGCCATCGGCATCGGCGTCACCGCAACTGTCTTCTCCTGGATCGATACGGTGCTGCTCCGGCCGCTTGGCGGCGTGACCGATCCGCAGCATCTGCTCACCCTGGAGGCGGTGACCGCCAATGGCGCGTATATTCCGAACTCCTATCCCGACTATCGCGACTTTCGCGACAACCTCAAGCTGCTGGACGGAATCGCCGTCACTCACCCGGCAATCTTCAGCATCGGCAAAGACGATCATGCCGAGCGCGCCTGGGGTGAACTCGTCTCCGGAAACTACTTCGCCGTGCTCGGAGTCAGCCCACAGCTTGGGCGCGTCTTCTCCCCGCAAGAATACAGCGACAAACCCGGCGCATTTCCCATCGCCGTGATCAGCGATCGCTATTGGAGGTCGCACTATAACGCCAATCCAGAGATCGTCGGCAAGACGATCCGGGTGAACCAGCACGAGTTGACGGTTGTCGGTATCGCGCCTCCCGCATTCCATGGCTCCATCCCCGCCGAGGCATTCGACCTATGGGTGCCATACATGGAGCAGCCCACGCTCAATGGTGTCGACGAGTGGATGCTGCGCGATCGCGGTGACCGCAATATGCTCGGCATCGCCCGTCTGAGAGCGGGAGTGACCATGCAGCAGGCGCAAGCCGAACTCGCGGCGCTGGCCGCGAGAATGGCGATCGCCGACGCCGACATGGACCAGGGCATGAGCGCCATTCTCCTGCCTCTCTGGAAATCGCCTCACGGTCCCCAGGGCCTGCTCGCCGGTCCGCTGCGCATCCTGATGGGCGTCTGCATTCTCGTCCTTCTGGTGGTTTGCGCGAACGTCGCGAATCTGTTGCTCGCCCGCGCCACCGTGCGCGAGAAAGAATTCAGCACCCGCCTCGCCCTCGGCGCTGGTCGCGGACGCCTCACTCGCCAGGTGCTCACCGAGACCCTGTTGCTGACCGCCTCCGGAGCAGCGCTCGGCATCGCCATCACCCCGTGGATGAGCCGCGCGCTCCAGGCGCTGATGCCACCCGGACAGTTATCGCTCTCCCTCGACACGCCCATCAATCTGCATGTTCTCGCCTTCGCCGCCGGTATCGGCTTGCTGACCACCATCGCCGCTGGAGTCTTCCCCGCCATGCAAGCCGGGCGCACCGATCTCAACACCCGGCTCAACGAGGGCGGTCGCAGCGGCCTCGCCGGTCGTGGCCGCCATCGCCTGCGCTCCGCTCTCGTGGCCTCCGAAGTCGCGCTCGCTCTGGTCGCGCTGGTCTGCGCCGGCCTCTTTGCCCAGGGATTCGCCGAGACCAGCCGCATCGATCCCGGCTTCGATCCCAATCACGTTCTCCTCAGTCAGTTCTCGCTCGCCACCAACGGCTATAGCCTCGAACAGCGCAAACTCTTCTCACGTAGATTGAAAGCGAAGCTGGAGTCAGTCTCGGGAGTGACCAATGTGGCCTATGCAGACGGCGTCCCGCTCGGCTTTGAACCTAGCTGGTGGGAAGACCTCCAGATCGACGGCTACGTCCCGGCGTCTGGCGAGAACATGAAGACCTTCCGCAACGTCGTATCTCCCGGCTATCTCGGACTCATGCACATCCCGCTGCTCGACGGCCGCGACTTCAACGAACAGGACGATGAAAACTCCCAGCCGGTCATGATCGTGAACCAGACCTTCGTCCAACGCTTCCTCGGCGGCGGCAGCGTCATCGGCCGGCGCGTTCATGGCTGGGGCCAATGGTTTCGCATCGTCGGCGTCGCGAAGGACAGCAAATACCACTACCCCAACGAATCCCCGGTCCCATACTTCTACGTGCCTTTCCGGCAAATCTACCGCGCCGACATGAACCTCGCGTTCTATGTACGAACCAAGCTCGAACCGATGACTGTCCTGGCCGCCTTGCGGTCCGCGGTCCACGAAATAGACCCCAGTGTCACCGTCTTCAACCCGATTCCATTGAAGGACTATATCGGCGCATCCCTCTACCCGCAGAAGCTGGCTGCCACGCTGCTCACCATACTCGGAGGATTAGCCGTGCTGCTCGCCGCTGTTGGCCTCTACAGCGTTATGGCCTACGCCGTCGCCCAGCGCACCCAGGAAATCGGCGTCCGAATGGCGCTCGGCGCCAGGCCGCGAGATGTGTTGAACCTCGTCGTCGGTCAGGGACTTACATTAACCGGTTGGGGACTCGCGGCAGGTGCTGTGTTGGCCTTCGGGGTGGCCCGCAGCGTCGCCGCCATCGAGTTCACCGACTCGGCGATGGGTAGCGGCGCCAAGCTGATGGGGTCTCCCGCGAGCAACCCCGCGATCTATGCCGGAGCCGCGCTCTTGCTCTGCGCGGTCGGCGCTCTGGCAGCCTATCTCCCCGCGCGCCGCGCCGCGTCCATCGACCCTATGCGCGCGCTAAGAACCGAATAG
- a CDS encoding phospholipase D-like domain-containing protein, with protein sequence MADTPAQNRSRTATRALAAIGVGGMVLYGSRVLLDFFGPSIPYSMPDDPGMALDSEEFVQFLSLITDGTVRRSRMTRLKNGSEFYRAQLEAIRRAKHAINLETYEFMEGEVGREFLDALAERARAGVEVRIIVDALGSFSTHLSYFDELRAAGGKMRWYHPIRWDTWQKVNNRTHRKLMIVDGETGFIGGAGIADFWLHATAKAPVWRDTVFCVEGEAVAGLISTFCENWLESSGEILSGSAQFAFRALPEGSTSFVVSSTPHGGGTQARILFQALIKSARKSIRITTPYFLPDRSARRALVEAVRRRGVQVQILTAGPRIDHPMIRRMSHHSVRHLLEGGAEIFEYQPSMIHAKLMTVDGLWSVVGSTNFDHRSFALNDEVNLAALDRELARTIENDFLEDLQQSQRLTMSMLQERTLLGRAEGLIEDPLEQES encoded by the coding sequence ATGGCTGACACTCCCGCTCAAAACCGATCGCGCACGGCGACGCGAGCCCTGGCCGCTATTGGCGTTGGGGGGATGGTGCTTTATGGCTCGCGTGTGTTGCTTGATTTCTTCGGCCCGTCGATTCCCTATTCCATGCCGGACGACCCGGGTATGGCGCTCGACTCGGAGGAATTCGTGCAGTTTCTCAGTCTGATCACGGACGGCACGGTCCGTAGGTCGCGGATGACCCGGCTCAAAAACGGCAGCGAGTTTTATAGGGCGCAGCTCGAGGCGATCCGGCGCGCGAAGCATGCGATCAACCTGGAAACTTACGAGTTTATGGAGGGTGAGGTCGGGCGCGAGTTTCTCGACGCGCTGGCGGAACGAGCGCGGGCCGGCGTTGAAGTCAGGATCATCGTAGATGCGCTGGGCAGCTTCAGCACCCACCTCAGCTACTTCGATGAACTTCGCGCCGCCGGCGGTAAGATGCGGTGGTATCATCCCATCCGCTGGGACACCTGGCAGAAGGTCAACAACCGCACGCATCGCAAGCTGATGATCGTCGATGGCGAGACCGGGTTTATCGGCGGCGCGGGCATCGCGGATTTCTGGCTTCATGCGACAGCAAAGGCACCGGTCTGGCGAGACACGGTTTTTTGCGTCGAAGGCGAAGCGGTTGCGGGACTGATATCCACCTTCTGCGAGAACTGGCTTGAATCTTCGGGCGAGATCCTTTCAGGATCGGCACAATTCGCGTTTCGAGCGCTGCCCGAGGGATCGACCAGCTTTGTGGTCTCGAGCACCCCGCATGGTGGTGGCACACAAGCGCGGATCCTCTTTCAAGCCTTGATCAAGAGCGCGCGAAAGAGCATTCGGATCACGACACCCTATTTCCTGCCCGATAGAAGCGCACGCCGCGCACTGGTGGAGGCGGTAAGGCGGCGCGGGGTGCAAGTGCAGATCCTCACCGCGGGTCCGCGCATCGATCATCCGATGATCCGGAGGATGAGTCACCACAGCGTCCGCCATCTGCTCGAGGGCGGCGCGGAGATCTTCGAGTATCAGCCTTCGATGATCCACGCCAAGTTGATGACGGTTGACGGGCTCTGGAGTGTTGTTGGATCCACGAACTTCGATCATCGCTCGTTCGCGCTCAACGATGAGGTGAATCTGGCGGCGCTTGATCGAGAATTAGCTCGAACCATTGAGAACGACTTCCTGGAAGACTTGCAACAAAGCCAGAGACTGACGATGTCGATGCTGCAGGAACGGACACTGCTGGGCAGGGCGGAAGGATTGATTGAGGATCCGCTGGAGCAGGAAAGCTGA
- a CDS encoding Gfo/Idh/MocA family protein, which yields MYNPNRRSFIKTAGVATATAFAGTKLHILAAAQNEPAAPVSANDHIQIALIGAGGQGMGDTKVALEVPGVKLVAVADCYNGRLDHSKELWGSDIFTTRDYGEILARKDIDAVIIGTPDHWHKQASIDAMKAGKDVYCEKPMIHLYSDGPEMIETSRSTKRILQVGSQRVSSMVYAKTKELLASGAIGQLNMVTAHWDRNSSQGAWSYTVPLDASTETCDWPRFLGTAPKIPFNAEHFFQWRKWKAYGTGVAGDLFVHLFSGTHFITGSHGPTRGMATGGLRFWKDGRDVPDVMLALFDYPDFNLNLRVNFVDGGSESEGLLFTGSEGMLEIGGNGVTVSRTPLAKGPGLTIGTFTEAMQKQITAQYMEKYPPVHATGEPPLATERYQAPHGYSDSYDHFHNFFDSVRTRKPVVEDAVFGFRAAGAALLSNLSYEKDAIVHWNPEEMKLVGHERS from the coding sequence GTGTACAACCCGAATCGCCGGAGCTTTATCAAGACAGCAGGAGTGGCGACCGCGACCGCATTCGCCGGAACCAAATTGCACATCCTGGCCGCGGCCCAGAATGAGCCCGCTGCCCCGGTCTCTGCGAACGACCACATCCAGATAGCCCTCATTGGCGCGGGTGGCCAGGGCATGGGTGATACCAAGGTTGCCTTGGAGGTTCCCGGCGTCAAGCTGGTTGCCGTTGCCGACTGCTACAACGGCCGCCTGGATCATTCCAAAGAACTCTGGGGCAGTGACATCTTCACCACTCGCGACTACGGCGAGATCCTGGCCCGCAAAGACATCGACGCCGTCATCATCGGGACGCCCGACCACTGGCACAAACAGGCCTCGATCGACGCCATGAAGGCCGGCAAGGATGTCTACTGCGAGAAGCCGATGATTCATCTCTACTCCGATGGGCCGGAAATGATCGAGACATCGCGGTCGACCAAGCGCATCTTGCAAGTAGGCAGCCAGCGAGTCAGCTCGATGGTCTATGCCAAAACCAAGGAGCTGCTCGCTTCAGGCGCCATCGGCCAGTTGAATATGGTGACTGCGCATTGGGACCGGAACTCTTCGCAGGGCGCGTGGAGCTATACCGTCCCGCTCGATGCCTCAACCGAGACCTGCGATTGGCCGCGTTTTCTGGGAACCGCCCCTAAGATTCCCTTCAATGCGGAACACTTTTTTCAATGGCGTAAGTGGAAAGCCTATGGAACCGGTGTGGCCGGCGACCTCTTCGTTCATCTCTTCAGTGGAACCCATTTCATCACCGGCTCTCACGGCCCCACCCGCGGCATGGCGACCGGCGGCCTGCGTTTCTGGAAGGACGGCCGCGATGTTCCCGACGTGATGCTGGCGCTCTTCGATTATCCCGACTTCAATCTGAACCTGCGCGTCAACTTCGTCGACGGTGGCTCAGAGAGCGAAGGCCTGCTCTTTACCGGCTCGGAAGGAATGCTCGAAATCGGCGGCAACGGCGTCACCGTCAGCCGCACACCGCTCGCAAAAGGACCGGGACTCACCATCGGCACCTTTACCGAAGCGATGCAAAAGCAGATAACCGCCCAGTATATGGAGAAGTATCCGCCTGTCCACGCGACCGGCGAGCCTCCGCTAGCGACCGAACGATATCAAGCGCCTCATGGATACAGCGACAGTTACGATCACTTTCATAACTTCTTCGACTCCGTGCGAACCAGGAAGCCGGTTGTCGAAGATGCGGTCTTCGGCTTCCGCGCGGCTGGCGCGGCTTTGCTTAGTAACTTGAGTTACGAGAAAGATGCCATCGTCCATTGGAATCCCGAAGAGATGAAGTTGGTTGGGCACGAACGTAGTTAG